A single Lactuca sativa cultivar Salinas chromosome 8, Lsat_Salinas_v11, whole genome shotgun sequence DNA region contains:
- the LOC111896597 gene encoding uncharacterized protein LOC111896597, with protein MVGFHVTLLKAQQDPDNAKHILRILRCFYLDSGLKINLQKSKLIGVEVSYSQVEFVASRLVCTPDSLPFVHLGVPVGQNMSQVSVWSIIEDRFCSRLSGWKAKSLCIGGHLTLITSVLGILDLEDTHMHWVRWDRVLPDKKDGGLGIGMEILS; from the exons ATGGTGGGGTTTCATGTCACTCTGCTTAAAGCTCAGCAA GATCCAGACAATGCCAAACATATTTTACGTATTTTGAGGTGTTTTTATCTGGATTCTGGTCTTAAAATTAACTTGCAAAAAAGCAAGTTGATTGGAGTGGAGGTTTCTTATTCTCAAGTGGAGTTTGTTGCTAGTAGATTGGTTTGTACTCCAGATTCTCTTCCTTTTGTTCATTTAGGTGTGCCTGTTGGCCAAAATATGTCTCAGGTGTCCGTTTGGTCTATTATTGAGGATCGTTTCTGTTCTAGATTGTCGGGTTGGAAAGCAAAAAGTCTTTGTATTGGAGGCCATCTTACACTAATCACGTCAGTTCTTGGAATCTTGG ATTTGGAGGACACACATATGCATTGGGTCCGTTGGGATAGAGTTTTACCTGATAAAAAAGATGGTGGTCTTGGAATTGGAA TGGAGATTCTTTCATAA